From Bradysia coprophila strain Holo2 chromosome IV unlocalized genomic scaffold, BU_Bcop_v1 contig_5, whole genome shotgun sequence, one genomic window encodes:
- the LOC119071704 gene encoding queuine tRNA-ribosyltransferase catalytic subunit, which yields MRCPLTYKVISECSTTKARVGVMSLVHSNVDTPVFMPVGTQGTLKGVLPDELIKLNCQIILGNTYHLGQRPGIETLRKAGGLHKFMGWNRALLTDSGGFQMVSLLQLAEIDENGVNFKSPFDESNCLLTPEHSIEIQNVIGADIVMQLDDVVKTTTQGPRVEEAMHRTIRWLDRCLEQHSRNEEQSIFPIVQGGLDPKLREECAKELTKRDVRGFAVGGLSGGESKDEFWKTVNLCTNFLPKDKPRYLMGVGFAADLVVCVALGIDMFDCVFPTRTARFGCALVREGQLNLKQAKYALDMKPIDDECTCTTCKTYTRSYLHHIATFEAVSCSLLSVHNVAFQLRLMSDIRESVKDDKFPEFVKKFMKQQFADGVVPKWIIDALSEVGISLDSPDGVNS from the exons atgcGTTGTCCGTTAACATATAAAGTGATATCAGAATGTTCAACTACCAAAGCCCGAGTTGGTGTTATGAGTCTTGTTCATAGCAATGTTGATACACCG GTATTTATGCCGGTTGGTACACAGGGAACACTTAAGGGAGTCCTTCCCGATGAGCTAATCAAactaaattgtcaaattatATTGGGCAACACTTACCATTTAGGACAAAGACCG GGCATCGAAACACTGAGAAAAGCTGGTGGTCTACATAAATTCATGGGTTGGAATCGGGCTCTGTTAACCGATTCAGGTGGTTTCCAAATGGTTTCATTGCTGCAGTTAGCTGAAATTGACGAGAATGGCGTGAACTTTAAATCTCCATTCGATGAGTCGAATTGCTTGCTAACCCCTgaacattcaattgaaatacaaaatgttattGGTGCTG ATATTGTGATGCAGTTGGATGATGTGGTCAAAACGACAACTCAAGGACCGAGAGTCGAAGAAGCTATGCACAGAACGATTCGATGGCTGGACAGATGCCTCGAACAACATTCTCGCAACGAGGAGCAAAGTATATTTCCGATTGTGCAGGGTGGCCTAGATCCGAAATTACGGGAAGAATGTGCTAAAGAATTGACAAAGAGAGATGTTCGGGGCTTTGCTGTTGGTGGTCTTAG TGGTGGCGAGAGTAAGGACGAATTCTGGAAGACAGTGAATTTATGTACGAATTTCTTACCAAAAGACAAACCCCGGTACTTAATGGGTGTAGGATTCGCAGCAGATTTAGTGGTTTGTGTTGCGCTGGGCATCGATATGTTTGATTGCGTTTTTCCAACACGTACCGCG AGATTCGGCTGTGCATTAGTGCGTGAGGGTCAACTGAATCTGAAACAGGCAAAATATGCTTTGGACATGAAGCCAATCGATGATGAATGTACGTGTACGACCTGTAAGACGTATACTCGATCCtatttacatcacattgctaCTTTTGAGGCCGTCTCGTGCAGTCTTCTTAGTGTTCATAACGTTGCGTTTCAG TTACGACTGATGAGTGACATTCGAGAAAGCGTGAAGGATGATAAATTCCCGGAATTCGTGAAGAAATTCATGAAACAGCAGTTCGCAGATGGAGTAGTTCCTAAGTGGATAATTGATGCATTGAGTGAAGTTGGAATTTCGCTAGATTCACCTGATGGTGTAAATAGTTAA